ATTGAATGCCGAGATATAGTGTAGCAAATTGCAGTATCTAGGCAAATCTGTActaagtacaaaaaaaaaataagaaaatcacTGTTACCTTCACAAACAAAATTATTTTAAATCTTCACTCTTACAAATTTCATTAGTAAACAAAGGAGGGGAGCCCAAAGGTGATCAAGGTGAGAACTCATGATCTTCACAAACTACTTTATCGATGGTTACTGAGTAAGCGAAGTGCAGCGTTTAACAAAAATACACACAACACTTTCAGCAGAACTAAAGACTAATATTTGCATGACAAACAAAAACGACGAGAAGAGAAAAGTGCAAATCAATCTGAAAATGTGGTTCGATGGGTGTACCTGAATTTGTCCAGTAAGAACAACTGCAACACCAGAAATTGAAGTATCTTTAATAATGTCCTCAAGACCAGCATCGCCCCATTTACATTCTATTTCTGGGAAATTCTGGCGAGCAAGGTCAACAGCAGCTTTTGCAGATTCCTACATTGATCAATTGGTATAAATTTTTAACAACTTTATTTCATACTACTTCAAAGACAAAGAACAATAAAGTTAAAACATAAGTGAAAGACAGTTACCTCAGTTCGACTCCAAATTGTCTTGAGAATCATAATATCAGAGATCTCATAAAGTCTAGGAAGATATTGAGTTCGAACAAATATACCCGCACCTAAAACTGCAATTTGGGGACGCTGTGCCATACTGAAAACTGCAACAAACGAAAATTGGTAATCAAATTGAGGTGGTGAACTACCATGGAGACGGTACGGCTTTTCATCATAGAGAGAAGAGGACAGATTTAAACAAATACActtggagaaatgaaatcaaaatCAAGAAATGCAGAAACAGAAAAGTAAACTGATTTGAATCAAGAATGGTTTGTAGGACTAATTGAGATTGTTAGAGATGCAGGAAGAGATAACAATTTGATGGGGGAAATGACGGGCTAAGTAGTTCGCAATCACAAAAGTCACATCACTGCAACCACAGATGTGTTAGCTGAAGGAGTATTGTGTAGTGAGAGAGAGAGGAGTCGCTGAGATCTGATTTCGTTATGTCAGTGTAGTGGAAATTTGTTTTGGGGAGTTCAATGTTTATTTTTAGGCATTTAATGTCCCAATGAGGCTCGATGACAAGTCACAGGAGCGTCATTTTGGTTATTAAGTTGATTGCTGGGCCGTGTATGACCATAGATCGATGCAGCTACATTTCAACATGCCAAACCTTCTTGATAGAGCACGCAAAACTGACTCAATGTTTTACATGCATACGGGCATACCGATACTATGCCTGAATATTTTCACTAATACCATGACTGAACATTTCAGTATGAATTTCATAATCAGTTCTTTCTGTTCTACACAATTTTGAGCTACATAAAGTTATCGTCACAGTAGACATAATAAACACCTCTGAAAATTCTCACTTGACATCCTTTAGATAGAATGCAAAGCAAGAAACATTTTTAACTTTATATATAACTGTTATGAGGCTGATAACTTGGATTTCAGGAGTTTGACGAAGAAAACAGCTTACAAATACATGGCTCTTTACTGGAATAGCCTGAAGACACAAACAGGGCTACATAGGTCGATGAAGTTGTGTGTATTGTCCACTGACTGAATATAAATGGCTTCTCTGGGCTCTTCACTCACTCCACTCTGTGTGGCGTAGTCCATTGCCATCTCGTAATCCACCTGCACATTAGCCATTAGATAATATACAGAGGTTTATTAGAACTTGAAAAGAATTTAATTAGTTCTATTTTGTGAGATTTTCGAAAACATCTAATCTTATTATCTTTGGACGTTCATTTTCTGAGAACTTAATTGGACATCAGAAGTGATTAAACAAACATGAGGGGTATCGGGAGCTGACCTGCTCAACGTGTTTGGCAAGTTTATCATGCAACGTCTGCTTTGTAATCAAACGAGCTGACACTTGCTTTAGGATTTCAGCATCCTCTTCGTCATAGCGCTTCTTCTTTGACGAATTTGCTTGAGCCGTTTGTCTCAAAACATCATAAATAGCACCCGTAACATCAGGAATGTACCTAAAGATTGACGAAATAATATTGCAGCAATTCCGATGAGTAAGTCAGATCATCAACGAAAATAGACCCAAAATAAAGAAGCAAGAGAATGACAATGAAAATTGTTGGCCATGGTATGATCCACCAAACAACGTTTACCATCAAAAATTCAATCTTCGGTGTAAAATCAATCGTCTGATTCATAACACCTCTAGGAAAAAACATTAAATAGTTTAGACTTAGAAAGATTTCTGAAATGGATAACTGCAACCTAATCAGATTGAATATTTTATTTTCAGGTGGAGAGCAACAACAAGCCTGGTAGAGAAAACAAAACTACCAACATTGTGTAGGTTTGGGATTGAATTTTGATACCATCTTCATCACCATGATCAAACATTGGGTAGGTTGACACCTCATCACACGGTACCCAACATttgatatcaaaagaatattgaaTACTCTGCAGCAATTGCTCATATGATTTACCTTGTTAAGTTCCGCTTTCTCTCTTGTTGCTCGCGAGCTTGAAATttttttgagtattttggatttcaGCTGAATACAGCACTGCTGAATGGCAGCCTGAAAAGTAATTTTGTTGTCAGCTTATCAATTCAATTTCTTTATATCATTCATgacaaagaaaggaaaaaaagaaggaaaaaaaaatgaaataaaaacacCCACCTTGACAGCTGATGCTATCTCACTAATATCATCCCCAATATATTCCTTCCCAGTGCCTTTGAAGGGTATTTTAGTGCTTACTATGCTCACAAAAACACCGATCTTATCTTGTGTCTGGTTGATCTTGTAGTTGTTCCAACTGGTCAATAACGTGCAGTGAGTTTTCTGTTGTACACTTATAGTTTTTTGTTTCCCTCAGAAAGTAACTATTATAATATTATTGCGTAAGAAAGATAAAGGGGACAACAAAAAGAGTATTAATCTCACTTGATTCTCTTCTGGGCAGTTCTTGTGACGACATCAGCACCTTGCTCAAAAAGGAGAGGGATACGGTTTGCAAACCGAAAAATATTCAAACCCTACAATTTATCCAGCACCAGCCAGACAAAAAATCTGTATATGTTATTCGTGATAGCAGCACAAACAACCACCAAAAAGGTATGCGTAAAGCATAGTTATGTTCCCAATCGAAATCTTATATTTCTTACTTGCTTAACATCTTTTCCTCCCAAGCTAACACCAGCTTCCACAATGAATGGATGACCTTCGAAAACTTGAGGACTGTATCCAGAGAGTAGCCAAACAACAATCACACTTGGGAATCATGTGCTCATTATGCATCAACAACTAATACATCATCAATGGTTTGAACATAACTCGTCGTTATATCTAGACAATCACTCAAGATATAAACAGATTTGCAGAAAAATGGAGATAAAAGACAACCTGCCTGAATAAGTTGCAACCAAGTCAGGATGCAGCTCCTTAATGATGCCAAGGCGAAGGTTGTACTCTCCAGCAGGACTAAGACACTGAAATAACCAAAAGTGGTACAGTAAAAGTGGAGAACTGGAATGCAAGGTTGTAACAGCATGTAAAATAAAATATATGAAGAACCAAATGGAAAACAAAGGAAGAGAAAAACATAACTGGAAATTAATTATGTAGTAACTTCTCAATAATATTGAATAAATACAATACAGAAACCAAGAAATAAGTGTATGTGTTACGTTTCCACTGGGGTCATCAAATTTTGCCTGACGAAACAACTGATGGATCCGAACTATTTGTTGCGATGTGAGAGATTTAACTGCTGTCTTAGGACTAAAATCTGGTCCCATTTCTCCTGCAAAACAGAATGGATTTCGCTTAGTTTCAAAAATTCAAAGGATGCACACTATTTGCTCATTTCTCCCGAGAGTGAAAACTTCTTAGAGTTGCTGAAAACCAGACATTTTATATTTGAGGATCAAAGAAATCTGAAATCCTAGTAGCACTCAAAGTTTCTGCCAAGTTTTAAGTTTTTTCATTTAAGGCACCATGCAAAACAGGTTATAACTTTTTATGACAAGCAGCATTGAGCAATGAAAAAATATTGAATAGAGCTTACCAATTAAACGCTCGGCAAAGGGTTTGCCTATATTTACAAACTCATTCTGGAGAAACTGCAAAAGGTTCGGCTTTGAAGTTTCCGTGATAAGTCGCTTGATGATGCTTTGTCTCAACAGGAACTGGAGGCATTACATCTGTCCTGCGTGCAAATCTTATAGTGACATTTTTACTGCACCAAAAGAAAGAATCCTATCAGAGAGTACTGAAGGAACTATCTCTTTTACTTTCAGCAATTTACATTTATGCAACAATTGATCTGTCTGTAATAATATGGTACAGGAAGCATAATCGGTTCTGCCTCGTCTAATTGAGGACTTAATTACCAATTACTGTACTATAAAAttggaaagaaaaagaagaagaagaaaaacgtaaAGGAGTATAAAAATATTTAAGATAGAGACTTACTCTGCTACATCTGAAACGAACTTAAAGAGAAATTGGGCATATGGAGTGATCACAGCCATCTGACGCATATAATGTAGGATCTTTGACTGCATATGATAATGCATATTGTTTTAGATCCAAGTCAAATGCAATAATATATCCTaccatttggaagaaaaaaagagtATCTAAATTCACGGTAGAGATGCTAGACTTGAAGGTCCGACAGATGCATAGATAATGTCCATGCAACAAAGAACTCACACGATATGTCGTCCAGTTTCCCTCAATGACAACTTGAACTTTAGCTCCATGCCACCGCTCTTCATCCCGTTTCTCATGTAAATGCACATGTGGGATGTTTCTGAATAGTTAAAAAAAATATAGCAAATAATTAATACCAAATGCAAAGGTCATAGTGCTGAAAGTTCATTTCGAAAAAAATAGATATACATTATCCTACACAGCCTTCATACATACCGATGAATATCAATATCCAGCCTGCAGAATGTTGTATAACTTTGACCCCTCATTGATGATGAGATCTCTATAGGAAGTCCAGTACTCATTTCGGACCAAATCAGAGCCTGCATCAGGTGTGAATCTATTAAATTCCTGATTATTCTGTAAAACTAAATAGGTTGACCCAAATGCTACACCCTTGCATGGACATTGTTGAGAATGTCTGAAGCAGCTCCAGAAATGTAAGTATGTTACCAAGAAAGAGGTACTGTTAACATGTCAACTGAAAATTTAGTGAAGGTATGATTTTCTCTATTCTAGTCTCTAGATATTAATATTAATTCTAATAAACTAAAGGCATAAGCTGATAAAATTGATTCCCCAATGTTGTCCTCTTCTAACTATATCAGAATAGGACTAACAGAAGTTAGATATTCATGAATATTAATGGTGAGAACAGACATCGATGTCAATATTATGTCAAATACTACAGAATGGAACTAAGACTTACCATCTTCGCACCAAGTCCAAATTTTCCACGGGTCTGTTTCAAGCCATATTTTGTCCCCGACAGAACTGTATGAATACCAAAagtattgaaactaaattaccaTAAATCACATTAACAGAAACGGAGTGCAATCTTTTATAAAATTATAGGCAAATGGAAATTGATATAGTGAGCCAATTGGAAACCTCTTCCAAACATATTGGGGATGTCATCATGAGGCATTCCTTTTCCATTGTCCTGCATTCAAGGAGCTCACCACcattaagagcgtccacagtggtgcgagcataactaaagaccaaagactaaaaaaaaaagatcaaatttgggtttagtccgtcctgtgacgtagcgggtgacgagtaaatttggtcgcgcgttgatataaagtccgcttcatcgtccagcgtagataaagattacgcctggcatggggcgttgataaagataacgcctggtatggggcgttgataaagacaacgcctgtatggggcgtgaactatagcaacgcctggtgtgtgggacggagattatacgttggcccgggttcaaaaataaaaaaaaataaaaaaaaaaagaaaatggggcgttgataaagacaacgccctaaccaaagttttgtaaacttttcaaatttgggttcatgactatatcaacgccccattcaaatttggtgtccggcgttgattataccaacgccccatccaggcggacattataccaacgccccatgccaggcgttgattataccaacgccccattcaggcggacattataccaacgccctgcatcaggcgttaactttacgaacgcgcggctacaggcggacattataccaacgcccgtcgggtaggcggacattatataaacgcccgactatatttggatttggtcttaatcgccgaccaaatttggtccgagttttactctttgatcaaattttgatcgatggtccgtcccattacgccagcccactcgacaccaaatttgggtttagtcgtccactgcagttgctcgtATTGTATCATCTAAATTTGGAAATACAGACTAATGCATAGCCTATAATAATACAGATAGTAGATGTAATCAGAATAAAAAGTGCTCACAGACACAATGATGCATTACTTGGGAAAGATATTGAGTCACACCTTACAAGTCACCCTGAAAAATGAGGCCTCACCCCGTCCCTTCATGGCCTTTTGAGCAGGCTCTTTGACCTTCTTCCCAGCTGCAATATTTTTCGCCTGGGTTTCCTGATCTCGAGCTTCTTTGGCAAGGCGTTTCTACAATAAGAGTGAGgtaaaaagaaatgaaaatcgACATAACAAATTTGGAGATATCATTCATTCCAGGCAAGCAATGATGAATTACATACAAAGTCCTAAATACAAGTAATTGCCCATACCAGTAACAAAGTTACCAGTATATGAAGTTAACATGCACCACTAACAGTATCTTGTCCAAGTAGTATAGAGGTGATAAAACAAAAGAATCAAAACAAAAGTGGACTCTCATCAGAAACACCTTCCATAGCCAAACAATCCACTCTATGGGTCTGTAAAAAGGTTTATAAAGAAAGGAGGATCCACTAGGATCACATTTTAAACACACCTCGCGGGCTTTAGCATTTTCAAAATCATCATATAATGCTTCATCAACGCGTTCTCGATCAACAAGTCCAATCATAGAGTTAAACTTGCTTTTCCCAATCTCCTCACTGTCACCACAAATCCATCTCATTAATATAAAGTACCACTATTCCTGAATGCAAAAAAGTGTCAATTATAAAGTTGTTCTTACTTACATGGTTACTTCAATCACAGGAAGCTCGGAAATGGCTTCCGCTGAATCAAGTGAATTTTCAACAAGTTCTCTCACAGTTGTGTATAGACTTTTCCCGGGCTGAAATTTACAAGCATTTGAAACACCAAAATAGTTCAGGTcgcaaataaaaatcaaatctttATCATCTGAAGTTCTGCACATGCATGATTGCGATAAAGTTTCAACAAATATATTCAATTAAAGCAAATTCATTTACTTTATCAAATCCTGCAATGTTCTTATTTTCAGCAAAAAACTCCGCGGGAGATTCTGCAGAAATCAAATGCACAACTCAATCAAatctcaaaataaaaataaaaatagaattaaaTGAACAAATTTAAACAAAGAGGTGTTGATCCACTGGAACAAAAAACACTTACTCTGCTTTAGAATACTTTCCTTGGCTTTTTTTGGAGCTTTTGATTTACTTCCTTTTTTTGCCTCAATAGGAGGACTTTCACTACCAGAAGAATGCATTACCAGGATCTCTAgtttacaaaaataaaagcaaattacAAAATggaaaaatggaagaagaaaaaaatcagagAAGACAGATGGAAGAATCACAAAGCTGATGATGATTAGATTTTAAGAACCCTACAATTTTATGGCGGGATTTCCTAGGGTTTAAGACTTTTGAGTAAAATTTCGGAGAGAGTTTTCTCTAAATCGCATAATTTAACAATAATTTAAAATTACATATCTGTCCTATATTAGAAAGTTGTAGACGGGTGCAGCTGTTTTGCTGCACGGTGGACTCTTCTCccaccctagttagtaagttcgcgaatcattcgcgaatcattcgcgaatttttccgtatcacgaattttaccgtcttattcgcgtacgtttgcaactccgaacccaagtcgcgtattatgtggcattcccggattattcgcgaaccgttcacgaattttacgtatcccgaatgatacgtccgcttaattcgccataaattctttagcttttacttttcaaagactccaccttttgggctttactgcctcccgaacatacacgaccggATATTAaaagtgttgtaatttttatgaaacaaaaacgactgaagagatttgaaggtgaaggtgagagagatctcaaactcactaaccaagcatctaaaccaccatacgacgtccttttggataactaatgttgtatatattattaatatcatcatattaagtttattttttctttaaataactcacacatatgcataaaaattggtctatgaccttataaatacaaattatttgttatatatagataccgaattttcagagccgaactcacatttataaatcgaattatacacgtacgtatgccgttccgaattactgacgaatcacgtcccgttgaccgaattttggaccgaatctggattttacaaaaccgtataatactcgtacgtttgccgttccgtacgtttgccgaatcccgaattgctaactatcCCACTGGAAAATCAGTCAAAAGTGGTCCCACAAATGATTTATTAACACGTGTCAATATATAAGTGgtaaaacaattaacctttgattatGTTTTGCTGTGTAGTGCCAATAGCCAAACCCAATAGCATGTGCTTTTTCCCGCTAAGCGCAGGCGGTATAATGCGCACACGGCGCAAAGAAGTGAAATTTCTTAAGTAGGACTGCGACCTAAATGGATAAATCCCCTACCTTCTCCCTCATCCACTTCTTCGAAACCTAGAACATTTCCACTCTGAACCATAAATTCTGCAAAAAATGGCGTCAATTTCTTTAGCTTCAAATTTACTTCAACAACCTACAAAATCATTTAAAATCCAGTCAAAATCTTCATTTTATCAGCCTAGAGTAGTTTCTGTTTCAATTTCTCGTGGATTTTCTTCAACATCAATCTCCTTAAATCCCAGAGAAACTCTCTCGAGGGTTTCTGCCGTTGCTGAAGAAACAGATGTATCTACTCAAGATAGTTCGTCCCCATCTGCAAGAAAATTGTATGTTGGTAACATCCCTAGAACTGTCAACAACGAGGAACTTGAAAAGTTGTTTGCCGAACATGGAGCTGTGGAGAAAGTTGAGGTATAAATTTCTCAGTCTTGCTTTACATTGCGAGTGTTTTAACTTTGGATTCTGCTAGCATTGTTCGATTCAAGTAATTTGTCCTTAATTGGGGGAAGGTTTTAACATTACTGATTAGGTTCATTTGAATGGATAAACTTGACTGAATAACTGTGCAAAGTGCAAACGCTGCCTACGTATACTATTAGTGGATATAAAAGCTGATGTCTATTGTTAGAGAGTAGGTATAATTGGAGGGCTTTGGTGATAGTTGCTGCTTTTACTATAATTAAGCTGCGGTGAATTTCATGCATATACAATTTGATTCATGGATAACACCTAACTGAGTTCCCAGTTCTGTAGATACCATTTTTCGGAGTTTATTACTAAAATTATGTTTGAATTTATTGAATGGGCAAGGGTCGGCCATACTCCATCTTTTTTGTAACTGGGTTGGTTTTGGTAACAGGTCATGTATGATAAGTATTCTAAGAGGAGCCGTCGGTTTGCATTTGTTACTATGAAGACATCAGAGGATGTAGCTGCAGCTATTGAAAAGATGAATGAATCGGTAAGTAAAACAATTTTGTTATTATTGGAATactgatttgatttttcttaTTTACTAGCGAACGGGATAGAAAAGACATTATACACGTGGTTTGTGAGAATCATCTTACAAATGATTTTATCCATCTGAACGTTTTGTGATGAATAATAGGAAATTGGAGGGCGGCAAATTAAAGTAAATGTAACTGAGAAACCTTTGGATACCACGGATTCACCCCTTCAAGCTGCAGAATCCAAATTTATTGACAGTCCATACAAGGTCTACGTGGGTAATCTTGCAAAGACAGTGACTTCTGATATTCTTAGCAAATTTTTCTCAGAAAAGGGTCAAGTCCTGAGTGCTAAAGTGTCCACAGTGCCTGGAACTTCAAAGTCCagtggttttggatttgtttcctTCTCGTCAGACGAGGATGTTGAGACTGCCATTTCATCATTTAATGATGCTGTAAGTATTTAACTACCTCATGTCAAATTTTAGGCTGCTTCAAACGTGTTATTACACATATATTTGTTTAGATTTATGCTCCATGCATTAACACAATAAAAGCCGCAAACGAAACAAGTAATAATTAATGATTTGACTTTGGAAAACGAAATAAATATATTTGTGTGCTGAGTACAAAACTTTGCCATTTCAATGAAGAAAGGATCTAAGAAGTTACCGTTTCAGTCTCAGTTTTTCCCAATTTGGATCATTAAATGAAATTAACTTCAGTATGTGGTGTTGTTCAGTTCACTTTACCTGATGTGTTTATGTACTTTTCTTGCAGTTACTAGAAGGACAAAAAATCCGTGTAAACAAAGCCTGAGCTCGGAGATGACGAATATTTGTGTGCATTATaagtagattttttttcttcttcattttgttgttttCTGAGAAGAAACTTTGAGTAATGTCCCAGTGAGTATATTTGCGTTTCTTCTCCCAATTTTCAAGTAGATTCTTTTCTttgatacaaaaggaaattttatcGCTTAGTGAATGATAAAGTTCTGGTCTATGGCCAGAAGACCACATATTACACTATCAAAATCATCAGAAGTTTCTAATGCCAAGGCTTTCTCTCTAACAGAGCGTCAGCCACTTGATTATCATCCCTactaataaaagaaaaatcaCAAATTGTAAGACTAGAGATTAAGTGTTTTATCTCTTTTATTTTGAATGAGCAAAGTAGATCCAGATTGTATTACAAATTTTGCATCGGCTTCAATGTAGATTTTAGATAGCTGCAAATCTTTAGCCCACGTCAAAGCCTCACGAACTGCCGTACACTCCCCTGCTTCAGGACTTAGAAATCCATCTCTATAGCATCCTTTGATTCCAAGACATGCACCTATGTGATTGCAAAGAACAATGTCAGTACCCACTTGGTTACTAACCATCTACATTAAGCTTAAGAAAACCATCTACTGGAGGTTTTCAACGTGACACATTAGGGATATTCTGAGTATGATAACCAGAAGATTCAATATGCTTATGAGAGGTCaaatggtaatatattttatgAACAAAAGTGTGTGGGTTAAGAGAGAGACCCTAAAATACAACatcacatctttctttccatattATCCATGCTCCAAGCATGACCGTGAATATCCACTTATCTTCATGAATAATACTAGAGGTAAAGAAACAGCTAGTGACCCATTCTAAAACAGAGTTGCAATTCTCTCTGACTGAGTCAATATTGATATTAACACCCCTCCAAACAACCCTTGCATGTCTGCACACGAATATAATATGCTCAATAATTTCTTCACAGCAACCACAAATGTCACATTGAGTAACTTCACTTCCATTATGAGAAGACAACTTGATTTTTGTTCAATGAATCTCTCTGATACATTTATATGCAAAAAGTTTAATCTTAGGTGCAGTTTGACACCCCCATAATATTTTCCAGACTTAGGAATCAATAACAACACCATTAACTTGAACTGCATTATTGCTCATTGTGAACTTCTTGGAAGTGCTTTTAACTGAGAGTTTACCATCTCTTGCAGGCATCCAGACCATGATATCTTCTTTAGTATTACAAATATACAAGCTCAGGATTTTGCTTGAGTTATCAGAATCAAAAAGTTAATTGAGAAGACTTTATATTCCAATGTCGAATATTTGGTATAAAAAGCTCAAAAACATCATAAAACCTGAAAGTATCATGCATTGGAACTGGGGATGATGCATACCTGGTATCCACCTGTCTTtccagattttagtctttttTCCATTGTTTACCTCCATGAAGTAGTTTTGCTGCACAATTTGAAGACCCTTAGTGATTCCACTCCAAGTATAGGAACAGTTCTTAGCTGAGAAGTTTTAATAAATGATATCTCCATATCTGAAGTATCTGCTTTCCAATACTTGTGTCATAAGATTATCTGGTTCAGTGCATAACCTCTCAATCCTTTTGGCTTACAAACTTTGTGCCAAGCTATGGGGTTATTACCTTTATTGTTTTTGTATCACCAAAATAATTTTCTTTATGTAGAAGCGAGTTGATTAATCAAATTATTGGGAATATTGAATGTACCCATCTGGTATATTGGTACTGAGTTTAAAACATGTTTAATCATAGTAACTTTGCTAGCTTgagatgaaaaaataaaattgcaaGAAGAAAGTATGTTCTCAAAGTTTTCTTTAATTGacttgaatgatttttgtttatAAGTGGAGATCCCCTGTACTTTTATTTAGAATTCATCCTTTTAACACCAAGAATATGAGTAAGAGTTTCTGCTATCTCAGGCTTAATCTTCTTACTGAAgtttttttcaaaattgattACCTGACCTGATTGAGAACTGAAATTGTGTAGTAACTCTAAAAGATTGTTAACTAAAGTAAGATTTGTTTGAGTGAAGAtcaagcagtcatctgcaaacaACAAATGATTAATGGATGAAGATGAAGCATCCACTTTAATGCCTTTTATAGCGTTGTTGTGTTGAGCAACAGTTAGATAcctataaataaactccaaagctaGGATAAATAGATAAGATGAAAGTGGGTCAGATAAGATGAAAGTGGGTC
This portion of the Papaver somniferum cultivar HN1 chromosome 11, ASM357369v1, whole genome shotgun sequence genome encodes:
- the LOC113320254 gene encoding 30S ribosomal protein 2, chloroplastic-like, which translates into the protein MASISLASNLLQQPTKSFKIQSKSSFYQPRVVSVSISRGFSSTSISLNPRETLSRVSAVAEETDVSTQDSSSPSARKLYVGNIPRTVNNEELEKLFAEHGAVEKVEVMYDKYSKRSRRFAFVTMKTSEDVAAAIEKMNESEIGGRQIKVNVTEKPLDTTDSPLQAAESKFIDSPYKVYVGNLAKTVTSDILSKFFSEKGQVLSAKVSTVPGTSKSSGFGFVSFSSDEDVETAISSFNDALLEGQKIRVNKA